GTGTCTCCCAGGTGCTGGTGGGCGTAGAAGGCACGGGCCATCTCGTTGATGTGGTTGTAGGCTCCGATGGACCTGAAGTACTCTATGTAGTGCCAGAAGTCGGAGGTGGAATAGGGCCAGTAGGGAACTGCTGGGGGCTCATCATATGGAACTGTACACCCACAGAGAGGGACAGTCACAGACGTGTCACATTTTACAGTGTTGTGTTTTACAAGGCTATTGCAAGGAGAAATACATCCACAGTATGTATAAGCAATATCGCATGAGAGGGAGTGTTGTTAGGCTGAATCTCTACATAGACTGACGTTTTATATCTTAGAATGGAAGAAACTTTGCATGGCAAAGATGAAAATATTTCCACAACAGATTCTTATTTCACTGGAAGCACAGTAAATGGAAACAGACTGATGAACGATACTGATGCAAAGTAGCTGTCCTGTGGTAAcacgtagagagagagggattcgATTAAATATCTTTAATAAGGTTTGCTTCAGATGGGGATTCGAATCTACTATCATAAATGGGAGGTTATTATTTTACCTCCTTCAGGAACGATGATTCTGGcgcctgagagagagggagagaaggggcagGATGGAAAGGCTCAGAGAGATCCTTAGCATTCCTGAGCATTCCAAAATactccacacacagagaggggatTCAGATGATGGAAAATTTAGCATAACCTGAGGGAGTCCATGATACCTGAGGAAACCTGTTTCCTCCTCAAATATTATTCCTCACTGTgtttgcacacaacacacacacacacacacacacacaaacttgccAGCACACTAGTaaccatacacacagtcacacagaaacagactgcTCATTGTATACATCCAAGACTCAAAAACAGATGTCTTCCTATGGATGCATTGCTGTCAGTGCTATAAATGATCAGAATAAACTATATCTGCCAGTTAAACAAGGGTTTATTCAAGTCTATAAGCACTTTCTGCAATATAGTACTTTTTACAACTCTTCATCTTTCAAACAGTTAAAATGTAAAACTCGTCCCGTACACCAAGCAGTGTAAAGAAATGGGTAATGATCATCACAAGCCCAGAATGTGCCGTGATTTCCTAGTGTAAGACACTCACCACACATGCGATAGGCAATaagacagaggaggaaaataCTGAGATGGACCAGCAACTTCATTCTGCCCACctgaaacaaaacacacacacactcaaatcaaGTAAAACATCAAAAATATGTATCCAATTTTTACTGCCGTCAATTTCTATGCAACAATGACCTCCTATCTGCTTTTACTCATATGTAACCCATGGTTTTTTGCTTTGTTAAAAGTTATCATTATATTAGAGATTTCTCTGAGGTTGACCATGTTTGTAGTGATGTGAGCAGAAGTTTGAGCCTTGTGAGGAGACCTGTAGTTACTTACCTGTGAGTAGCCCCAGTAGAGGATCAGAGTGATGCTGGTGTTCTGCTGGAGACCAGGAGACCAACAACACAGCTGCTCAACCCTGTTGGCCACATGTCCCCTCccagcacacacatgcgcacatgcCAACATGCTCCATAGCCacgttgtgtgagtgtgtctttctgtctgtaagGTGCGCTGTTTTGTTTTCAAGGTATACTGTGGGCATTTTcagagggtggcagcagcgatCTCTAAATGACAGGGCAGAAGTGATTATCGTGATTCAGTTTCTGTCTCTTTATGTAGTTTATGGTGGTAAGCTAATTATGTCATTGTTGTGTCACGGTCACATTCTAATTCCTCATGGTCACACAAAAAAAGAGAATTATTTCATCTGATTTCAAAATTATACTTTAATAGACAAACCCCAATATTTATATCTGAAAACAAATCCAATGGGTAAAAAATTACGAAAATCCCATGCAAGAGAATAAAACAATTCAGTGTTAAATACTTGAAGTATCACCAACTCTGAAATAAGAACACATAACATATGATATATAATGAATGTTGTAAAACATGAATTCCTGAAAAACAGATAGGAATTGTACCCTGATATGCAGTGCTCAATTTCTGATCAACCCGTACATACCGCTTATTTAAAGGCATTACATCAGATCTAAAACATGCATAATGTTATAAGTAGTGTAAAATACAAGCAGGGGGATATTGATTACACCTGTTCAGAATTCTCAGATTGACACAAGAGACACGGGGTAGTAACAAGAAGTCAATCTAAACGTGGGCGCTCAAAAGAGTAGTAGATCAAGGGTACCAGTCATCCTCTTAGCtgtctttttaaatgttttggcaGCCTGACTGGTCAGTGGCCTTTAAGTTAGTGATGTCAATGTTTTCTTGCTGCAGCAGCTGTCTGGCATGATCCACGGTGGCAACAGTCAGGAAGCGGGAGCGCCCCAGGATCCAGGCAAACTCCACGTGGAACAGCTTCAGAATGTCGGTACAGGAGTACACCACTGCCCCGGTCGCATAGTCTGTGCTCAGCACCCAGTACGCGCTGTAGGGAGAGACTGGGACCAGagtggaagaaagaaagagagagaaagagagagaggtggtgttgAGTGGTGTGCCTCTCCCCCttgacacatacacagacacacacacaaacatcctgaGAAAGATGATGTCAGATGTCCCTTGGTCTCATTTTCCACCAACAGTTTTCCCAGCAGGTTGTTTATCTGCTCTAAGGTCATAATGTGACCCTTACCCAGGGAGACTGCAGTGCTGAGGTCATGCACACAGAGAAAGTCCTTGTGTCTGAATTATGGTGGATTCTCAACCATAACAGCCTCGGCAAATTCAATCATGTGAATGTGTCATGACAGAAAAAAAGGCTCAGAAAAGACTCACAGTAAGAGAAACTGACTCCCAACTTGGCTGGTTCCTTGAGATCTGGTACAACAGCTGTTCCCTCGATAGGGGTAACTTTGCCTTTACTGGAGGGAGATAGACAGAAGCAGAGAATGAGACAGTCCCTTAAGACATATTTCTCAGATACCATCTGTTCTGACATTCacaacacacaatgacaaatgacaTGCAGTACACTTCACGCATCATCGTCCATAAGGTTGTACGTCTGAAAACTGACCATACCAGTTTCACATTCTAGTCAGTAGTCACCCATACACCATACATTGACAAACATAACTATGTTGCAAGCCCCAAATTCTTGTTTTACTACTCACTAAGTCTGGGTGTTGAGCACTCGGATTGTGCCATCCCCTCTCAAAGCATAGTTGGCCTCAATGCACTTTCCTCTCTCAAACGATGCTGGAAGTTTCTCAATCTCATACCACGTTCCCAGGTACTGAGGACAGAAGGTGTAcacatgtgtgaatgtgttagaCAGACTTGACAACCGTGTGTTTGCAatgaagagaatgagagagaaagagagaggaagtgtaTGCATTGTCTTGTGTGTATGACCTGCTTAAGGTCAAAGTTGGGCTGGACTCTGGGAGATGGACAGGGTCCCCATCTATAGGTCTGGGCAGACaccagagggaggagcaggaaaaGTGAAAAAACAAGAAACTTCATCCCtaaaagagaggagaacagagtgcATGAGATTAGATTTTCCCAAAGTCAATtaaaaatatacatatacatcGTCCATTATAAGAAACCTCAGTAAAAAACGTTGCATAACATAACATTGTTTGCATAATCTGTCATCTTGGCCCAAGATCATAGGCAAGGCACACTAGATTGTCTACCACAACAGGTGCATCTAAAGCTGCATGCTGTGTTTAGAATTGACACCCCATGCTACCTGTGTTGCCTCACCTGTTCTTCCAGTTATACTTTATCTCCCTTCTTTtgtcaaacacacaaagagagtaagagaaagagacagctagaaggggggggggggtgtaaaggCAGAGAACAGAAAACCATTAATCAGCATTCCCTGAAGGTCCAATTACGCCGCAACTCAAAAATAATCGCAACTATCACCAAAGGAACTCAATATTTTCCGTTCAACCCACACCCTGATCATACTTGTCCATGATTATTATAGCAATATTATAATACACAATATCTAATCACATTACTTTTTTGAAAGTAGCCCTTATCCTAGCAAACCTTCTGTAAAATAATAGCCCTTTCACTATAGAATTGTAAATCTGTTCATTTATCATAACTTGGACCCACATATACATCTCTTCAAATAGGGTAAATCGTTTCTTACCTGTCTTACGAAAAAAGCTTAGAAAAAGAATGGTTCAAATATTCTCTTCAATTCTGAGTAATAACCAGCAATACATCCAACGTGGAGTCCTTCTCAGTGCAGCACTGTTTGAGATGAGCTCCCAGCGCAGTGTCAGTGCGCACATGTAGCACAAGGCAGTTGATTAGCTAAATTGTCGTCATGAGACCATTATGTGAATGCATTCCTTAGTGAGAAAAGTGCCTGCCTGTCATGAATTATATCATAAGGCGGTGACTCTTAGGTGATTTCACCCTGATTCACGTCACTTTtctttttacaaaaacaaatgatgtagcctataaCCCTCAACTGAACACTTTCTTGTCATCAACAGGCATGCTACTAGTTTGGACATTCCTTtttcatatacatacatacttaAAAAAATAGTAGACAGGGGATGGTGAAAGACAGTAATGCAATTACACAGAACAATAAAATTGAATTCGATTTTTTAATTGGTCACTTTAAtgacatgaatgtgtgtgtgtgtgtattctcaaGACATATCCGGGCAGCCTGTCTGGTTAGAAAAAGTAAGGCGGTTGATATTGACCCCAGCCACTGCCAAAGCATCATGGAGCtggctgatgacatcatcaggcAGTGTCCTGTTGCGAGCCAATACCCAGGCAAAGTCTATATGAAACAGACGCAGGTACCCAATGCAGGAGTAGACTAGCGCATGGCTCACATAGTCTGTAGAGAGGACCCAGTATGGTGCATCCGGAACACCTGAAGAATGGAGCACTGTATTAATAGGAGTGTGTGAGACATGAGAGGGTCTGGTTTGGCATTTGAGACCTACCTTTAAAGAACTTAACTTTGAGTATGGCAGATTGGATTGAGTCTTTGACCTTGGCCACACCCTCTATTGAGTTAATCTTCCCATTTGCCCTGAGTGACAGAACGTTTTTTCATTTGACTGTAATAGAGTGTGTGAATGgatgtgtattcacacatagCCAATGCTTGTGTTGAACTCACAACAGCTCTGCATTGCGCACTTGGACAGTCCCATCATCCAGTAAGGAGTATTTGGCCTGGTTGCATGTCCCTTTCTCAAACACAGCAGGAAGCTTCTCAATCTCATACCACTGCCCAAGGTACTACAGAATAGGGAGTGTCACTTATTCAACATCAGCCACTCGAGTAACATCAAGGTACACTGATCTGAGCTACCATCAAATACACCCAACTGCAttgatcttctcatagacaaatcTGTCGCTGAATCAGTTTAAAGATTACCTTGTTGATGTCAAAGTCTTTTTGAAGTTCAGGGGTGAGACACCGGCCCAGGTGGAAGGACTGAGCATGTGCAGGTATCGCAGCAATTATAATCATAAAGAGCACCTAGCCCACATGGTTACAAAGTGAGTTacacaaaacagacacacagaaacacaaacagattCTAGAATATGGCAAGATACACAAAAAGAGACACATTACCTGAAAACACTTAGCCATGATAACAATAGATCCAACTTGATTCTTCACTTTCCTGTTAATCTGAAATCTAATTTAAAACTGCAGTTAATGGCCACACAGGCTAAACCTTCTTTACATGTCCAAGCTGCAAAAAGTGGTCTGAGCAGTCTGCCTATGTTTCAGCTTTTACCAGTGGACTTTGGAGGGTACAAAAAACTGTTTACACAAGAACACTCAAACCACAGATTGaaataacacaaaaacaaacacacaccaaaggaAAAATATGTACCCTCCTAAAGTTTTGGGCACCCAATATTGATTTAAATCAATAGTCTtgaatatgtattttttgtctTTCCTATTTGTGTGGCAGTATGCAAGTGCAATGTTAAGAAGATTTTTGTTTAGTCTTCATTTTATaatttcttaaagcatttttgCTTAACCTATTGTGTGCCTAAGACTGCACAGTACTGTAGTAATTCCTATGTTACAGTCATTTTAAGGATGCACAAAGCGGGCATCATGATTTACACATTTAAGGACCCTAGctgcctttatttttttcaaactCCTCCAATTTATATTATTGTATCTGGAGAGCTATCATTCCAACCCTCCAGGAAACCTGATACTAATTATTATCTTACTTAGCTGTGATTGGTTAAATATATCGTGAAAGTTAGGCTACTGCTGGAGTTAGTTAGCTAACCCTGCACAAGTTAGCCTTCAAGACAACTGTCAAACTGGTAGCCCTTCTTTCACTGTGTTTTTAAAATCTGTCTTAAAATATAATATGTATTGATATTATAAATATAGTCGAATAAACATATAGTGTGGTGATAGTTAATATTAGGGGATTTTATGTAGCTAGTCTACACTGGCTAATGATAGCTTTCAGTGTGCGATCGTGAGCAGATTACTGCAGTAGCTAGCTATTCTCTTTTATTCAATCTACCTATTTAAAGCAGACTA
This genomic stretch from Hypomesus transpacificus isolate Combined female chromosome 8, fHypTra1, whole genome shotgun sequence harbors:
- the LOC124470304 gene encoding apolipoprotein D-like — its product is MAKCFQVLFMIIIAAIPAHAQSFHLGRCLTPELQKDFDINKYLGQWYEIEKLPAVFEKGTCNQAKYSLLDDGTVQVRNAELLANGKINSIEGVAKVKDSIQSAILKVKFFKGVPDAPYWVLSTDYVSHALVYSCIGYLRLFHIDFAWVLARNRTLPDDVISQLHDALAVAGVNINRLTFSNQTGCPDMS
- the apodb gene encoding apolipoprotein Db produces the protein MKFLVFSLFLLLPLVSAQTYRWGPCPSPRVQPNFDLKQYLGTWYEIEKLPASFERGKCIEANYALRGDGTIRVLNTQTYKGKVTPIEGTAVVPDLKEPAKLGVSFSYFSPYSAYWVLSTDYATGAVVYSCTDILKLFHVEFAWILGRSRFLTVATVDHARQLLQQENIDITNLKATDQSGCQNI
- the otos gene encoding otospiralin: MLACAHVCAGRGHVANRVEQLCCWSPGLQQNTSITLILYWGYSQVGRMKLLVHLSIFLLCLIAYRMCGARIIVPEGVPYDEPPAVPYWPYSTSDFWHYIEYFRSIGAYNHINEMARAFYAHQHLGDTLGYETAEGHEH